A window of the Lactuca sativa cultivar Salinas chromosome 5, Lsat_Salinas_v11, whole genome shotgun sequence genome harbors these coding sequences:
- the LOC111910262 gene encoding pyridoxal 5'-phosphate synthase-like subunit PDX1.2 — protein sequence MADDTAVTVYGSNAISDPNKKNKNAFSVKVGLAQMLRGGAIVQVTNVDQAKIAESAGACCVIVAEQSESGGISRMLDPAVIKQIQRAVGVPVMAKARVGHFVEAQILEAVGVDYIDENEVIAIADEDNYINKHNFRIPFVCGCRNLGEGLRRVREGAAMIRTQGDLSGSGNIVETVRNVREVMGKIRVLTNMDEDEVFTFAKELGAPYDILAQTKQMGRLPVVHFAAGGITTPADAALMMQLGCDGVFVGSEVFDCSDPYKSVRAIVQAVRNYNDAHILAKVSSGLNDSIATTSDAMTGLNLDDNTGGSY from the coding sequence ATGGCCGACGACACTGCAGTCACTGTTTATGGAAGCAACGCCATATCTGATCccaacaagaagaacaagaatgcCTTCTCAGTTAAGGTCGGATTAGCTCAAATGCTCCGTGGCGGAGCGATTGTCCAAGTCACAAACGTTGACCAAGCCAAGATCGCTGAATCCGCCGGAGCTTGTTGTGTCATTGTGGCAGAGCAGTCAGAATCCGGAGGAATTTCACGGATGCTCGATCCGGCCGTTATTAAACAAATCCAACGGGCTGTCGGAGTTCCGGTTATGGCGAAAGCGCGGGTGGGGCATTTCGTTGAAGCGCAGATACTCGAAGCTGTCGGCGTTGATTACATAGATGAGAACGAGGTTATCGCGATAGCTGATGAAGATAACTACATCAACAAACATAACTTCCGGATTCCGTTTGTGTGTGGATGTCGGAATTTGGGAGAGGGGTTAAGGAGGGTGAGAGAAGGTGCGGCGATGATCAGAACTCAAGGAGATCTATCTGGATCAGGCAACATTGTTGAAACTGTTCGAAACGTGAGAGAAGTGATgggtaaaattagggttttaacaaACATGGATGAAGATGAAGTATTCACATTCGCGAAAGAATTGGGCGCACCTTACGACATCTTGGCGCAAACAAAGCAAATGGGTAGGCTTCCGGTGGTTCACTTTGCTGCCGGAGGTATTACAACACCTGCAGACGCAGCCCTAATGATGCAACTAGGATGCGATGGTGTGTTTGTGGGATCTGAAGTGTTCGATTGTTCTGATCCTTACAAGAGCGTTAGGGCAATCGTGCAAGCTGTTAGAAACTACAATGACGCTCATATATTAGCCAAGGTAAGCTCTGGGTTGAATGATTCCATAGCAACCACTTCTGATGCAATGACAGGTTTGAATCTTGATGACAACACTGGAGGTAGCTACTAA